From the Megalops cyprinoides isolate fMegCyp1 chromosome 21, fMegCyp1.pri, whole genome shotgun sequence genome, one window contains:
- the LOC118768751 gene encoding cytosolic non-specific dipeptidase-like, protein MSFLPALFKYVDEHEEVYIERLARWVAVQSVSAWPEKRGEVKRMMEVAAKDLEKLGATVELADIGKQKLPSGKEILLPPIVLGQLGSDPGKKTVCIYGHLDVQPANIDDGWDTEPFTLVEKDGKLYGRGSTDDKGPVLAWFNCIEAYQKISQELPINIKFCFEGMEESGSEGLDDLVFARKDSFFKDVDYVCISDNYWLGKTKPCITYGLRGICYFFIEMECSDKDLHSGVFGGSVHEAMTDLIVLMGSLVDKKGRILVPGIYDAVAPLTEEEKTLYEKIDFDMDEYCRELGACKLLHDTKEQILMHRWRFPSLSLHGIEGAFSDGGAKTVIPRKVIGKFSIRVVPDMDPKTVEKLVISHLQKKFAELESPNKLKVYMGHGAKAWVSDFNHPHYMAGRKAMKTVFGVEPDLTREGGSIPVTLTFQEATGRNVMLLPMGSGDDGAHSQNEKLNRTNYIQGIKMLGAYFHEVSQLE, encoded by the exons ATGTCCTTTCTTCCAGCGCTGTTTAAGTATGTGGACGAACACGAGGAGGTCTACATTGAG CGACTGGCCCGGTGGGTGGCTGTGCAGAGTGTCTCTGCCTGGCCAGAGAAGCGCGGAGAGGTCAAGAGGATGATGGAAGTGGCTGCAAAGGATCTGGAGAAACTGGGGGCAACTGTGGAACTGGCAGACATCGGCAAGCAGAAG CTTCCCAGCGGAAAAGAGATCCTTCTTCCCCCAATTGTTCTCGGCCAGCTGGGCTCTGACCCAGGCAAGAAAACTGTGTGCATCTATGGTCATTTGGATGTTCAACCCGCCAATATAGATGATGGATGGGACACAGAGCCCTTCACCCTGGTAGAGAAGGATG GGAAGTTATATGGGCGGGGTTCCACTGATGACAAGGGCCCGGTGTTGGCATGGTTTAACTGCATCGAGGCCTACCAGAAGATAAGTCAG gaACTTCCAATCAATATCAAGTTCTGCTTCGAAGGTATGGAGGAGTCTGGATCAGAGGGGCTAGATGACCTGGTGTTTGCCCGAAAAGACTCCTTCTTCAAGGATGTTGATTATGTCTGTATCTCTGACAACTACTGGCTGGGCAAGACCAAGCCCTGCATCACATATGGCCTGAGGGGAATCTGTTACTTCTTCATCGAG ATGGAGTGCAGTGACAAAGACCTCCACTCTGGGGTGTTTGGGGGTTCTGTGCATGAAGCCATGACTGACCTTATAGTCTTAATGG GTTCACTGGTGGATAAGAAGGGTAGAATCCTCGTCCCAGGAATATATGATGCTGTTGCCCCTctgacggaggaggagaagacgCTGTATGAAAAGATCGACTTTGACATGGATGAGTACTGCCGCGAGCTTGGGGCCTGCAAGCTGCTCCACGACACTAAG GAGCAGATTCTTATGCATCGCTGGAggttcccctctctgtctctccatggTATTGAGGGGGCCTTCTCTGATGGAGGGGCCAAGACAGTCATCCCCCGCAAGGTCATTGGCAAGTTCTCCATCCGTGTGGTGCCTGATATGGACCCAAAGACAGTGGAGAAGTTG GTTATCAGCCATCTGCAGAAGAAGTTTGCTGAGCTGGAGAGCCCGAATAAGCTGAAAGTTTACATGGGCCACGGAGCAAAGGCCTGGGTGTCTGACTTCAACCACCCCCACTACATGGCTGGCAGGAAGGCCATGAAGACCG TGTTTGGGGTAGAACCAGACCTGACGCGTGAAGGCGGGAGCATTCCTGTGACGCTCACCTTCCAGGAGGCCACCGGACGCAATGTG